One genomic region from Vanacampus margaritifer isolate UIUO_Vmar chromosome 2, RoL_Vmar_1.0, whole genome shotgun sequence encodes:
- the xab2 gene encoding pre-mRNA-splicing factor SYF1 isoform X1 yields the protein MQILISGVNYVVLRKKYVQHSSYPGLEFLELLFATLHGEALSLIQAVLQVLDSDLQVLLHPLQEDDDLPYEEEIIRNPYSVKCWMRYIEFKQNAPKSILNMIYERALKELPGSYKLWYNYLRERRKQVKGKCINEPVYEEINNCHERALVFMHKMPRIWIDYCQFLVLQCKITRSRRSFDRALRALPVTQHPRIWPLYLRFVRSLPLPETAIRVYRRYLKLSPENAEDYIEYLKSVGRLDEAAVRLAAVVNDESFVSKEGKSNYQLWHELCDLISQNPDKVTSLNVGAIIRGGLTRFTDQLGKLWCSLADYYIRSGLFEKARDVYEEAVLTVVTVRDFTQVFDSYAQFEESMIAAKMETTSEMGQDKEDDIDMELRLARFEELITRRPLLLNSVLLRQNPHNVHEWHKRVKLYEGIPRQIINTYTEAVQTVDPIKATGKPHTLWVTFAKFYEENEQLDDARTIFEKATKVNYKQVDDLATVWCEYGEMELRHENYEQALRILRKATAIPSKKAEYFDASEPVQNRVYKSLKVWSMLADLEESLGTFQSTKAVYDRIIDLRIATPQIVINYAMFLEEHKYFEESFKAYERGIALFKWPNVYDIWNTYLTKFIDRYGGKKLERARDLFEQAIDGCPAKFAKTIYLLYAKLEEEYGLARHAMAVYERATQAVENEERHQMFNIYIKRAAEIYGVTYTRAIYQKAIEVLPDEHSRDMCLRFADMESKLGEIDRARAIYSYCSQICDPRVTAVFWQTWKEFEIRHGNEDTIREMLRIKRSVQATYNTQVNFMSSQMLKATTSSTGTVSDLAPGQLGIDDMKMLEQKAQQLAAEAEQDKPKPKEKILFIRSDTSRSELAELAKQANPDEIDIDDVDEDDGQGPEEVQLEQKSVPTAVYGGLKDD from the exons atgcaaatattgATCTCAGGTGTTAACTATGTGGTGCTCAGAAAGAAATATGTACAACACAG TTCATACCCTGGACTCGAGTTTTTGGAGTTGCTTTTTGCCACCCTTCATGGCGAGGCTCTCAGCCTCATCCAGGCGGTGCTGCAGGTCCTTGACAGTGACCTCCAGGTTCTTCTTCATCCTCTCCAG GAGGACGATGATCTGCCGTATGAGGAGGAGATTATCAGAAATCCATATTCAGTCAAGTGTTGGATGCGTTACATCGAGTTCAAACAAAATGCGCCAAAATCCATCCTCAATATGATCTATGAACGGGCTCTGAAAGAGCTACCTGGGag TTATAAACTATGGTACAATTACCTGAGGGAGAGGAGGAAACAAGTCAAAGGGAAATGTATAAACGAACCAGTGTATGAAGAAATAAATAACTGCCATGAAAGAGCACTGGTGTTCATGCACAAG ATGCCCAGGATATGGATAGATTATTGCCAATTCCTGGTATTGCAGTGTAAGATCACAAGGAGTCGGCGATCATTTGACCGTGCGCTCCGAGCTCTTCCTGTTACTCAGCATCCACGCATATGGCCTCTCTATCTTCGCTTTGTCCGAAGTTTGCCCCTGCCTGAGACAGCCATACGAGTCTACCGCAGATACCTTAAG CTTTCTCCAGAGAATGCAGAGGATTATATTGAGTACTTGAAGTCTGTTGGCCGCTTGGATGAAGCTGCTGTACGTCTAGCGGCTGTTGTCAATGATGAAAGCTTTGTGTCCAAAGAAGGCAAATCTAACTACCAG TTGTGGCACGAGTTATGCGACCTGATTTCGCAGAACCCCGACAAGGTGACTTCTTTAAATGTTGGTGCCATCATCCGGGGTGGACTCACTCGTTTTACGGATCAGCTCGGCAAGCTTTGGTGCTCCTTAGCAGATTATTATATCAGGAGTGGCCTATTTGAAAAG GCCCGTGATGTGTATGAGGAGGCCGTTCTTACAGTGGTAACCGTCAGGGATTTTACACAAGTCTTTGACAGTTACGCTCAGTTTGAGGAGAGCATGATCGCAGCCAAGATGGAGACCACCTCTGAGATGGGCCAGGACAAAGAGG ATGACATCGACATGGAACTTCGCCTCGCCCGCTTTGAGGAGCTGATAACACGGCGACCTCTTCTTCTGAACAGTGTACTGTTGCGCCAGAACCCCCACAATGTCCATGAGTGGCACAAACGTGTGAAATTGTACGAGGGCATTCCACGACAG ATCATCAACACATACACAGAGGCAGTGCAGACTGTTGATCCCATAAAAGCTACGGGGAAGCCTCACACGCTCTGGGTCACCTTTGCTAAATTTTATGAGGAAAATGAGCAGCTGGATGAT GCCAGGACCATCTTTGAGAAGGCCACCAAAGTGAACTACAAGCAGGTTGATGACCTGGCTACAGTGTGGTGCGAATATGGAGAAATGGAACTCCGGCATGAAAACTATGAGCAGGCACTGAGGATACTGAGG AAAGCTACAGCCATCCCATCCAAGAAGGCTGAGTACTTTGATGCCTCTGAGCCAGTCCAAAACAGAGTCTACAAGTCTTTGAAGGTTTGGTCCATGCTGGCAGACTTGGAAGAGAGTCTCGGCACATTTCAG TCTACAAAAGCTGTGTATGACCGCATTATTGACTTGCGCATCGCCACGCCGCAGATCGTCATCAACTACGCCATGTTCCTTGAAGAGCACAAATACTTTGAGGAGAGCTTCAAA GCATATGAGCGTGGCATCGCTCTCTTCAAGTGGCCAAACGTTTATGACATCTGGAACACTTACCTCACCAAGTTCATTGACCGATACGGAGGCAAAAAGCTGGAGCGAGCTAGGGATCTATTTGAGCAAGCTATCGATGGCTGCCCCGCTAAATTTGCCAAGA CCATCTATCTGCTGTACGCCAAGCTGGAGGAGGAGTACGGACTGGCACGTCACGCCATGGCTGTTTATGAAAGAGCAACGCAGGCGGTAGAAAACGAGGAGAGACATCAAATGTTCAATATCTACATCAAGAGAGCCGCTGAAATATATGGTGTCACGTACACCAGGGCCATCTACCAGAAGGCTATTGAG GTACTCCCTGATGAGCATTCCAGGGACATGTGTTTACGATTCGCTGATATGGAGAGCAAACTGGGTGAAATTGATCGGGCCAGAGCCATCTATTCTTACTGCTCTCAGATCTGCGATCCCAGG GTCACAGCTGTTTTCTGGCAAACGTGGAAGGAATTTGAGATCCGCCACGGAAACGAGGACACCATTAGAGAGATGCTGCGAATCAAGCGCAGTGTCCAGGCCACATACAACACTCAGGTCAACTTCATGTCATCTCAGATGCTGAAGGCCACAACGAGCTCCACAGGCACCG tCTCAGATCTTGCCCCAGGTCAGTTGGGAATCGACGACATGAAGATGTTGGAGCAGAAAGCGCAACAACTTGCAGCAGAGGCAGAGCAGGATAAACCCAAGCCAAAAGAAAAGATTCTCTTTATTAG GAGTGACACATCTCGCAGCGAGTTGGCCGAGCTGGCTAAACAAGCCAATCCCGATGAGATTGACATTGATGACGTGGATGAGGACGATGGGCAGGGGCCGGAAG AGGTGCAGCTGGAACAGAAGAGCGTTCCCACTGCTGTCTATGGGGGCCTGAAAGATGATTGA
- the LOC144044414 gene encoding myosin heavy chain, fast skeletal muscle-like: protein MSTDAEMEQYGAAAIYLRKPEKERIEAQTAPFDAKSAYFVVDPAEMYLKGKLTKREGGKATVEIDGGKTVTAKEDEIHPRNPPKFDKIEDMAMMTHLNEPCVLYNLKERYASWMIYTYSGLFCVVVNPYKWLPVYDATCVGAYRGKKRIEAPPHIFSISDNAYQFMLTDRENQSVLITGESGAGKTVNTKRVIQYFATIAAISSKKAEQATAGKIQGSLEDQIVAANPLLEAYGNAKTVRNDNSSRFGKFIRIHFASSGKLASADIETYLLEKSRVTFQLSAERSYHIFYQLMTGHKPELLEALLITTNPYDYPMISQGEITVKSIDDIEEFIATDTAIDILGFTAEEKLGIYKLTGAVLHHGNMKFKQKQREEQAEPDGNEVADKIAYLMGLNSADMLKSLCYPRVKVGNEMVTKGQTVPQVNNSVSALCKSVYEKMFLWMVIRINEMLDTKQPRQYFIGVLDIAGFEIFDFNSLEQLCINFTNEKLQQFFNQHMFVLEQEEYKKEGIEWEFIDFGMDLAACIELIEKPMGIFSILEEECMFPKASDTTFKNKLHDQHLGKTKAFEKPKPAKGKAEAHFSLVHYAGTVDYNISGWLDKNKDPLNDSVVQLYQKAANKLLAMLYAAHASTEDAGAKKGGGKKKGGSFQTVSALFRENLAKLMANLRSTHPHFVRCLIPNESKTPGLMENFLVIHQLRCNGVLEGIRICRKGFPSRILYGDFKQRYKVLNASVIPEGQFIDNKKAAEKLLGSIDVDHTQYRFGHTKVFFKAGLLGTLEEMRDEKLATLVTMTQALCRGYVMRKEFVKMMERRESIFSIQYNVRSFMNVKNWPWLKLYFKIKPLLKSAETEKELQQMKENYEKMQSDLATALGKKKELEEKMVSLLQEKNDLQLQIAAEGENLSDAEERCEGLIKSKIQLEAKLKETTERLEDEEEINAELTAKKRKLEDECSELKKDIDDLELTLAKVEKEKHATENKVKNLTEEMASQDESIAKLTKEKKALQEAHQQTLDDLQAEEDKVNTLTKAKTKLEQQVDDLEGSLEQEKKLRMDLERAKRKLEGDLKLAQESVMDLENDKQQSDEKLKK, encoded by the exons ATGAGCACCGATGCAGAGATGGAGCAGTATGGCGCTGCAGCCATTTACCTCAGGAAGCCAGAGAAAGAGAGGATTGAGGCTCAGACGGCTCCCTTTGATGCCAAAAGTGCCTACTTTGTGGTTGATCCAGCTGAGATGTACCTGAAGGGTAAACTCACAAAGAGGGAGGGTGGAAAAGCCACGGTTGAAATTGACGGTGGAAAG ACTGTCACTGCGAAAGAGGATGAGATCCACCCCAGAAACCCTCCTAAGTTCGATAAAATTGAGGACATGGCCATGATGACCCACCTCAACGAACCATGTGTATTGTATAACCTCAAAGAGCGTTATGCATCATGGATGATCTAC ACCTACTCTGGCCTGTTCTGCGTTGTGGTGAACCCCTACAAGTGGCTTCCTGTGTACGACGCTACATGTGTCGGAGCATACAGAGGCAAGAAGAGGATTGAGGCTCCACCTCATATCTTCTCCATCTCTGACAATGCCTATCAGTTCATGCTCACAG ATCGTGAGAATCAGTCGGTCCTGATTAC TGGAGAATCCGGAGCAGGAAAGACTGTCAACACCAAGCGTGTCATCCAGTACTTTGCAACAATTGCAGCTATTAGTTCCAAAAAGGCTGAACAAGCAACAGCAGGCAAAATACAA GGCTCTCTTGAGGACCAAATTGTTGCAGCCAACCCTCTGCTGGAGGCCTACGGTAATGCCAAAACTGTGAGGAATGACAACTCATCTCGTTTT GGTAAATTCATTAGGATCCACTTTGCCTCCAGTGGAAAGCTTGCCTCCGCTGATATTGAAACAT ATCTCCTGGAGAAGTCCCGTGTCACTTTCCAGCTGTCGGCTGAGAGGAGCTACCATATCTTCTATCAACTGATGACTGGACACAAACCAGAGCTGCTGG AGGCTCTTCTGATCACCACCAACCCATATGACTACCCGATGATCAGTCAGGGTGAAATCACGGTCAAGAGCATCGATGATATTGAGGAGTTCATTGCAACAGAT ACCGCGATTGACATCCTGGGATTCACTGCAGAAGAGAAACTTGGCATCTACAAGCTGACTGGTGCTGTGTTGCATCATGGCAACATGAAATTCAAGCAGAAGCAGCGTGAGGAGCAGGCTGAGCCTGATGGCAATGAGG TTGCTGACAAGATTGCCTACCTTATGGGCCTGAACTCAgctgatatgctgaaatcactGTGTTACCCCAGAGTCAAAGTTGGCAACGAGATGGTGACCAAAGGCCAGACCGTCCCACAG GTCAACAACTCTGTCTCAGCCTTGTGCAAATCCGTCTATGAGAAAATGTTCTTGTGGATGGTCATCCGCATCAATGAGATGTTGGACACAAAGCAGCCAAGACAGTATTTCATCGGGGTGTTGGATATTGCTGGATTTGAGATTTTTGAT TTCAACAGCTTGGAGCAACTGTGCATCAACTTTACCAACGAGAAACTGCAACAGTTCTTCAATCAACACATGTTTGTCCTGGAGCAAGAGGAATACAAGAAAGAAGGCATTGAATGGGAATTCATTGACTTCGGTATGGACTTGGCTGCTTGCATTGAGCTTATTGAGAAG CCAATGGGCATCTTCTCCATCCTTGAAGAGGAGTGCATGTTCCCCAAGGCCTCTGACACAACCTTCAAGAACAAGCTGCATGATCAGCATCTTGGCAAGACCAAGGCCTTTGAAAAGCCAAAGCCCGCAAAGGGCAAGGCCGAGGCCCACTTCTCATTGGTCCACTATGCTGGTACCGTGGACTACAATATTTCTGGCTGGTTGGACAAGAACAAGGACCCACTGAATGACTCTGTTGTCCAGCTGTACCAGAAGGCAGCAAACAAACTGCTGGCTATGTTGTATGCCGCCCATGCTTCAACTGAAG ATGCTGGTGCAAAGAAGGGTGGTGGAAAGAAGAAGGGTGGTTCCTTCCAGACTGTGTCTGCTCTATTCAGA GAGAACTTGGCCAAGCTGATGGCCAACTTGAGGAGCACCCACCCTCACTTTGTGCGCTGCCTGATTCCCAACGAATCAAAGAccccag GTCTCATGGAGAACTTCTTAGTCATCCACCAGCTGAGGTGTAATGGTGTGCTTGAAGGGATCAGAATCTGCAGGAAGGGCTTCCCCAGCAGAATCCTCTATGGTGATTTCAAGCAGAG GTACAAAGTATTGAATGCCAGTGTCATCCCTGAGGGTCAGTTCATTGACAACAAGAAGGCTGCAGAAAAACTGctgggctccattgatgtggatCACACTCAGTATAGATTTGGACACACAAAG GTGTTCTTCAAAGCTGGTCTGCTCGGTACACTAGAGGAAATGAGAGATGAGAAACTGGCTACATTGGTGACCATGACTCAGGCTCTCTGCAGAGGATATGTGATGAGGAAAGAGTTTGTTAAGATGATGGAGAGGAG AGAATCTATCTTCAGCATCCAGTACAATGTCCGTTCCTTCATGAACGTGAAAAACTGGCCATGGCTGAAGCTGTACTTCAAGATCAAACCTCTCCTGAAGAGTGCTGAGACAGAGAAAGAGTTGCAGCAAATGAAGGAGAACTATGAGAAGATGCAATCGGACCTGGCTACTGCTCTGGGCAAAAAGAAAGAACTGGAGGAGAAGATGGTTTCCCTGCTGCAGGAAAAGAATGACCTACAACTGCAAATAGCTGCg GAGGGTGAGAACCTCTCAGATGCTGAGGAGAGATGTGAGGGACTCATTAAGAGCAAAATCCAGCTTGAGGCCAAACTCAAAGAGACAACTGAGAGGctggaagatgaagaagaaatcAACGCTGAGCTTACAGCTAAGAAGAGGAAGCTGGAGGACGAATGCTCTGAGCTGAAGAAAGATATTGATGACTTAGAACTCACATTGGCTAAAGTGGAGAAGGAGAAACATGCCACTGAAAATAAG GTGAAAAACCTGACAGAGGAGATGGCATCTCAAGATGAGTCTATTGCCAAGTTAACAAAGGAGAAGAAAGCACTCCAAGAGGCCCACCAGCAAACACTGGATGATCTTCAGGCAGAGGAAGACAAAGTCAACACTCTGACCAAGGCCAAGACAAAGCTAGAACAGCAAGTGGATGAT CTTGAGGGCTCACTTGAGCAAGAGAAGAAGCTGCGCATGGACCTTGAGAGAGCCAAGAGGAAGCTTGAAGGAGATCTGAAACTGGCCCAGGAATCCGTAATGGATCTGGAGAATGATAAACAACAATCAGATGAAAAACTCAAGAAGTAA